The following coding sequences lie in one Alphaproteobacteria bacterium genomic window:
- a CDS encoding HAD hydrolase-like protein — protein sequence MSKSLILLIDIDGTLVDTDKHLSYAMTAQYAKYGLHFEPHEFFEPKTFAMPNKDGAMEVATTMLFGASWEVNYYYLKSKIPDAPVDVQTFRKEIVDRVTSNHDGVIPRCDVIETVLALREHCKANNIGFSAVAVTNGAGTEARANLKIVEAEGLVVDGLVNADDVEIPFRKPHPKPYLMGYEIACDVLRRNGYNLEGACVVALEDSPPGARSALAAGEIYDGLCYYIPTTKRAILIPQMTDAQLDRFVVQQDVSALGMHIKTQLHGRGTRATMQIQARAAL from the coding sequence ATGAGCAAATCGCTTATCCTGTTGATTGATATTGATGGCACGCTGGTTGATACCGACAAGCATTTAAGTTATGCCATGACTGCCCAGTATGCAAAATATGGTCTGCACTTTGAACCACACGAGTTTTTTGAACCCAAGACATTTGCGATGCCGAACAAGGATGGGGCGATGGAAGTGGCAACAACCATGCTGTTTGGCGCATCATGGGAAGTAAATTACTATTATCTTAAATCAAAAATCCCTGATGCTCCGGTAGATGTACAAACTTTTCGAAAAGAAATTGTGGATCGGGTGACGAGCAATCATGACGGTGTGATCCCGCGCTGCGATGTGATTGAAACCGTGCTGGCCCTGCGTGAACACTGCAAGGCCAATAATATCGGTTTTTCAGCGGTTGCCGTAACCAATGGCGCAGGAACGGAAGCACGAGCAAATCTGAAAATAGTAGAAGCCGAAGGATTAGTGGTCGATGGATTGGTGAATGCCGATGATGTTGAAATCCCATTCCGTAAGCCACACCCCAAGCCGTATTTGATGGGATATGAAATTGCCTGCGATGTGTTGCGGCGTAATGGATATAATCTGGAAGGTGCGTGCGTTGTGGCACTGGAAGATAGCCCGCCAGGTGCACGCAGCGCATTGGCAGCAGGCGAAATATATGATGGTCTGTGTTATTATATTCCCACAACAAAGCGCGCGATATTAATACCGCAAATGACGGATGCGCAATTGGATCGCTTCGTTGTACAGCAGGATGTTTCGGCGCTTGGCATGCATATTAAAACGCAATTGCATGGACGTGGCACGCGCGCAACCATGCAAATTCAAGCCCGTGCTGCGTTGTAA
- a CDS encoding metallophosphoesterase, with protein sequence MNDAAPLLLTDRELDTLHRILEPLAGVDMPDTDLPIHEFRTAFMSDLHLGRPDSKTDKQSIFLDRARLANKIVINGDFIDYWLFRASRPQHLGRIFKDDTHMRTALKFLRLAAHVSLRMVKWEVFKPYDDETMRWGQSHNIPLQKLLRVLRKVPGIFVPGNHDEIFRGFTNELHLMGEDAAALVTAQNGQPVDPKLRTAYFKSPSLGNMDVLEEFIYETVTGEHMHVCHGDKFDNPMKKSSTLGMLATCVYHNGVAPLVRNLGFPDTASSMTDYINSMDGKKDMTKYYDRYAEFLDNQNAAIVEYNRAHPDQKPRPLLRGGIHGHIHNPGIFYHRGYVFIDSGDWVDDAHCTAAVEHLDGSWQIMTVNRELGIHPHPVTPERVQIFKNRSDLSPIPKERPPRPDVGWSMPAVNAGVTL encoded by the coding sequence ATGAATGACGCTGCGCCTTTACTGCTGACTGACCGCGAACTTGATACGTTGCACCGGATACTGGAACCGCTTGCCGGCGTGGACATGCCGGACACCGATTTACCCATCCATGAATTCCGCACCGCCTTCATGTCGGATTTGCATTTGGGGCGGCCAGACAGCAAAACCGATAAGCAATCGATTTTTCTGGATCGGGCGCGCCTTGCCAACAAAATTGTGATTAATGGCGATTTTATCGATTACTGGCTGTTCCGTGCATCGCGCCCGCAACACCTTGGCCGCATATTCAAAGATGATACGCATATGCGCACTGCGTTAAAGTTTTTAAGGCTTGCAGCGCATGTTTCGTTGCGGATGGTTAAATGGGAAGTATTCAAACCCTATGATGACGAGACGATGCGTTGGGGACAGTCGCATAATATTCCCCTGCAAAAGCTGTTGCGTGTTCTGCGCAAAGTGCCGGGTATTTTTGTTCCAGGGAACCATGATGAAATTTTTCGTGGCTTTACCAATGAATTGCACCTGATGGGAGAGGATGCGGCCGCGCTGGTTACAGCGCAAAACGGCCAGCCGGTTGACCCGAAATTACGCACCGCATATTTCAAAAGCCCGTCATTAGGGAATATGGATGTTTTGGAAGAATTTATTTATGAAACCGTGACAGGCGAGCACATGCATGTGTGCCACGGCGATAAATTTGATAATCCGATGAAAAAATCCAGCACGCTGGGAATGCTGGCAACATGCGTCTATCACAATGGCGTCGCGCCGCTGGTACGCAACCTTGGGTTTCCTGATACAGCATCATCCATGACCGATTATATAAATAGCATGGATGGCAAAAAGGACATGACGAAGTATTACGATCGCTACGCTGAATTTCTGGACAATCAAAATGCAGCTATTGTGGAGTATAACCGTGCGCATCCTGACCAAAAGCCGCGCCCATTATTGCGCGGCGGTATTCACGGCCATATTCATAATCCCGGTATTTTTTACCATCGCGGCTATGTATTTATTGATAGCGGCGATTGGGTGGATGATGCCCATTGCACCGCTGCCGTCGAGCACCTTGACGGGTCATGGCAGATTATGACTGTCAACCGCGAGTTAGGGATACACCCGCATCCGGTAACGCCGGAACGTGTGCAGATATTTAAAAACCGCAGTGATTTATCGCCCATACCCAAAGAACGCCCGCCGCGCCCCGATGTTGGCTGGAGTATGCCGGCGGTGAATGCAGGAGTTACATTATGA
- a CDS encoding galactosyldiacylglycerol synthase yields the protein MTQQHALSEDVHPSDAPSKRRKLQLYFFDAGGGHRSAAEALIQSAKASYPGWDIELVNLQELLKKADPVYQVTGVQAETIYNAAIKRGWTYGSRPFLRALQRGIRMNAAPMKKVLRAHFVQSKPDLIVSVVPNFNKVMFDALRDVHKDVPYVTIMTDIADSPPHFWMENQDQYIIVGSHKAALQAHMSGFYRPERILETSGMILRPAFYQDAGNKPLTHQAIGLDPNKKTALIMFGGNGSIVSKGIALKLLQQGIQSIVLCGHNKQLLADLQGIEGCHAIGFTQKVADYMRLANFFIGKPGPGSMSEALHLGLPVVLLNNRGTMIQERYNIIWAEENKLGVSIDNFAHIGRAATFLLNNGRLDQHSSNARRLNNRAVFEIPKMLESIMDANPVSPPAEAIVLPGRMVVRPGARLRAMLRSRPRNQSQPPFV from the coding sequence ATGACCCAGCAACATGCCTTATCAGAGGACGTGCATCCGAGTGATGCGCCGTCCAAACGTCGTAAGCTTCAGCTCTATTTCTTTGATGCAGGCGGAGGGCATCGTAGCGCAGCCGAAGCGCTTATCCAAAGCGCAAAGGCAAGCTATCCCGGTTGGGATATTGAGCTAGTTAATTTACAGGAGCTTTTGAAAAAAGCCGACCCTGTCTATCAGGTGACGGGCGTTCAGGCCGAAACCATTTATAATGCGGCGATTAAACGCGGCTGGACCTATGGCTCGCGGCCATTCCTTCGCGCATTACAGCGCGGCATACGCATGAATGCAGCGCCGATGAAAAAAGTGCTGCGCGCGCATTTCGTGCAATCAAAACCCGATTTGATTGTTTCCGTGGTTCCGAATTTTAACAAGGTGATGTTCGATGCACTGCGTGACGTGCATAAAGATGTGCCTTATGTCACCATCATGACGGATATCGCGGATAGCCCACCGCATTTCTGGATGGAAAACCAGGACCAGTACATCATCGTTGGCAGTCATAAGGCTGCGTTGCAAGCGCATATGTCGGGTTTTTATCGCCCTGAACGTATTTTGGAAACATCGGGCATGATTTTGCGGCCCGCGTTTTATCAAGATGCCGGTAATAAACCGTTGACCCATCAGGCGATTGGGTTAGACCCCAATAAAAAAACAGCGCTGATTATGTTCGGCGGTAATGGTTCGATCGTTTCCAAGGGCATCGCGCTAAAGCTTTTGCAGCAGGGCATTCAAAGCATCGTGCTGTGCGGGCATAACAAGCAATTATTGGCAGATTTGCAGGGCATAGAAGGGTGTCACGCAATTGGCTTTACCCAAAAGGTTGCCGATTACATGCGGCTTGCCAACTTTTTTATTGGCAAACCCGGCCCTGGCAGCATGAGCGAGGCCTTGCATTTGGGTTTGCCGGTGGTGCTCTTGAACAATCGTGGCACGATGATTCAGGAACGCTACAACATCATATGGGCGGAAGAAAACAAGCTGGGTGTTTCCATCGATAACTTTGCCCATATCGGGCGCGCCGCGACGTTCCTGTTAAATAACGGGCGGCTTGACCAACACAGTTCCAACGCACGCCGTCTTAATAATCGCGCAGTGTTTGAAATTCCAAAAATGCTGGAAAGCATCATGGATGCAAATCCGGTTTCTCCACCAGCTGAGGCAATAGTTTTACCCGGACGCATGGTCGTGCGCCCCGGTGCGCGGCTTCGCGCTATGCTTCGAAGCCGGCCGCGCAATCAATCCCAACCTCCGTTTGTATGA
- a CDS encoding zinc ribbon domain-containing protein YjdM: protein MSEPTKCPKCGSEYCYQDGALLVCPECAYEWNMEASHEPEAATHTEIRDANGNVLTTGDTVALIKDLKVKGSSSTVKSGTKVKNIRLVADPVDGHDIACKIDGIGAMYLKSEFVKKV, encoded by the coding sequence ATGAGCGAGCCAACCAAATGCCCTAAATGCGGATCGGAATATTGCTATCAAGATGGCGCGTTATTGGTATGCCCGGAGTGCGCTTATGAATGGAATATGGAAGCTAGTCATGAACCAGAGGCCGCAACTCATACCGAAATCCGTGATGCGAATGGCAATGTGCTAACCACGGGTGATACCGTTGCATTAATCAAGGATTTGAAGGTGAAGGGTTCATCTTCCACGGTCAAAAGCGGGACCAAGGTCAAGAACATCCGCCTTGTTGCTGATCCGGTGGATGGGCATGACATTGCCTGTAAAATCGATGGTATCGGCGCGATGTATTTAAAGTCGGAATTCGTCAAAAAAGTTTGA
- a CDS encoding glycosyltransferase family 2 protein: MSNKTAPFQSLTKQLNRPGFPIAAQDRLVSVIISVADEAGNILPLAQEITTVLETLPVTKNNYELIFVDDHSVDPTTDEIQQAMRRFPHIRLICHQARYGKSQGVWTGLRHARGEWIITMDGDGQNDPADIPRLLTVALESNPFKNVLVSGVRVNRAATGSKRFASRFANGLRRFLLQDDCPDTGCALKVFRRDAYLALPYFDNIHRYEPTLFKLYGHDVVYIPVNDRQRKHGTSKYTNFKRALDGLFDLFGVMWLQQRYNARNEQSIEIVTIADIISAEGANAPRREQATR; encoded by the coding sequence ATGTCAAACAAAACAGCCCCGTTTCAATCCTTAACCAAGCAATTAAACCGCCCCGGTTTTCCCATAGCGGCACAAGACCGTTTGGTTTCGGTTATCATTTCTGTCGCTGATGAAGCGGGTAATATTTTGCCCCTCGCGCAGGAAATTACCACCGTTTTGGAAACCCTGCCTGTTACCAAGAATAATTACGAACTTATTTTCGTGGATGATCACAGCGTTGATCCAACCACCGATGAAATTCAGCAAGCGATGCGCCGCTTCCCGCACATCCGTCTCATTTGCCATCAGGCACGGTATGGAAAAAGCCAAGGTGTATGGACAGGCCTGCGTCATGCGCGCGGCGAATGGATTATTACCATGGATGGCGACGGTCAAAATGATCCGGCCGATATTCCACGTCTTCTGACTGTCGCGCTTGAAAGCAATCCGTTTAAAAATGTTCTGGTTTCCGGTGTGCGCGTCAACCGCGCGGCAACAGGTTCCAAACGCTTTGCCAGCAGATTTGCAAACGGTCTGCGGCGTTTCCTGTTACAAGATGACTGCCCCGATACCGGCTGCGCGTTAAAGGTATTCCGCCGCGATGCGTATCTTGCGCTTCCCTATTTTGATAATATCCACCGCTATGAACCAACGCTGTTCAAATTGTATGGGCATGATGTGGTTTATATTCCGGTCAATGACCGCCAGCGCAAGCATGGCACATCGAAATATACCAATTTCAAACGCGCCCTTGATGGGTTGTTTGATTTATTTGGCGTGATGTGGCTTCAGCAACGCTATAACGCGCGCAATGAACAAAGCATTGAAATTGTGACGATTGCCGACATCATCAGTGCCGAGGGCGCCAATGCGCCACGCCGCGAGCAAGCCACCCGCTAG
- a CDS encoding tetratricopeptide repeat protein, whose protein sequence is MNILQSAMALHQAGMMDDAENAYRLLLHQEPRNADGMALLGSVLSHKNQHSDAIALIKQALTIDPKAPLFHFHLGNAYEKSGDIVSAEASFTKATTYAPKWDAALYNLGNAQRKLGKPAFAKESYKKALQQSPRHIQCHNNLAQVYSELSDYASAKAQLHMALKMEPANLELLFTTHDIALEHNDFLGAFDAAQRIARIKLGVPDGMDIIDYLESIPKLDTRDEQTRHCLMAVAASYFLTVDLKRASYVLRLINHHEPDWEEVQLMLGSVQLSRNQPELADCYYAETFMMNPKQIDAPWNRSMALLINGNLQEGFRRYGWRWSAMEKYKRMRLNVERWDGQQPSGKTIAVQEEQGFGDTIQMLRFMPLLKERGANVLAYVRPELYALLEGWDGPSQVVSWKADNKNVPPEVDCACGVMDLPGYLGITMNNLPANVPYIPNPKKGDPKYKLEGAGLKIGLVWSGNPAHKRNFARSYPFELLKDITAMQGFTFYGLQFKPEQKDVQLMKQYGVTNLAQKINTLADSAATLAELDLLITVDSAPAHLAGALGLPVWTLLTVDADWRYLLGRSDSPWYPTMRLFRQTVSGDWAPVLKQVQQSLLEFQNNHQTNKVSAA, encoded by the coding sequence ATGAATATACTTCAGAGTGCAATGGCCCTTCATCAGGCAGGAATGATGGATGACGCGGAAAACGCGTATCGTCTCCTGCTGCATCAAGAACCGCGCAATGCCGATGGCATGGCGTTGCTTGGATCTGTCCTCTCGCACAAGAACCAGCACAGTGATGCCATCGCACTGATCAAGCAGGCGCTAACCATCGACCCCAAGGCGCCGCTCTTTCATTTTCATCTGGGCAATGCTTATGAAAAATCAGGCGATATTGTTTCAGCCGAGGCTTCGTTCACCAAAGCCACCACCTACGCGCCGAAATGGGATGCCGCGCTGTATAATCTTGGCAATGCCCAGCGCAAATTAGGCAAACCCGCTTTTGCCAAGGAAAGCTATAAGAAAGCTCTGCAGCAATCCCCGCGTCATATTCAATGCCACAATAATCTTGCGCAGGTTTATAGCGAATTAAGCGATTATGCATCAGCCAAGGCGCAATTGCACATGGCGCTTAAAATGGAACCCGCCAATCTGGAATTATTGTTTACCACGCATGATATCGCGCTCGAACACAACGATTTTCTTGGCGCGTTCGATGCCGCGCAGCGTATCGCACGTATCAAATTGGGCGTGCCGGATGGCATGGACATTATCGACTATCTGGAAAGCATCCCAAAACTGGATACGCGCGACGAACAAACGCGCCATTGTTTAATGGCGGTTGCCGCCAGTTATTTTCTGACCGTTGATTTGAAACGCGCAAGCTATGTATTGCGCCTCATCAATCACCATGAGCCCGATTGGGAAGAAGTACAGTTGATGCTTGGCTCTGTTCAGCTCTCGCGCAATCAACCTGAACTCGCAGATTGCTATTATGCTGAAACTTTTATGATGAACCCTAAGCAGATTGATGCGCCGTGGAACCGCTCTATGGCATTGCTCATCAATGGTAATTTACAAGAAGGGTTCCGTCGTTACGGCTGGCGCTGGTCGGCGATGGAAAAATATAAACGCATGCGGCTGAATGTGGAACGCTGGGATGGGCAACAACCATCAGGCAAAACCATCGCCGTTCAGGAAGAACAGGGCTTTGGCGATACCATTCAAATGTTGCGTTTCATGCCCCTTTTAAAAGAGCGCGGCGCAAATGTGCTCGCTTACGTGCGCCCCGAACTTTACGCACTGCTGGAAGGGTGGGATGGCCCAAGCCAAGTCGTGTCATGGAAAGCCGACAATAAAAATGTGCCGCCGGAGGTGGACTGTGCCTGCGGCGTGATGGATTTGCCGGGTTATCTTGGTATCACCATGAATAACCTGCCAGCAAACGTGCCCTATATCCCCAACCCCAAAAAGGGTGACCCGAAATATAAGCTGGAGGGTGCTGGTCTCAAAATCGGTCTCGTCTGGTCGGGCAACCCCGCACATAAACGCAACTTTGCGCGGTCATATCCCTTCGAACTTTTGAAAGATATTACGGCGATGCAAGGGTTCACATTCTACGGTTTGCAATTCAAGCCGGAGCAAAAAGACGTGCAGCTGATGAAACAATACGGCGTCACCAATCTTGCACAGAAAATCAACACCTTGGCAGATAGTGCTGCGACATTGGCTGAACTTGATTTGCTGATTACGGTAGATAGCGCACCGGCGCATTTGGCTGGCGCACTGGGCCTGCCGGTATGGACCTTGCTAACCGTCGATGCCGATTGGCGATATTTATTGGGGCGCAGCGACAGCCCATGGTATCCCACCATGCGCCTCTTCCGCCAGACGGTATCAGGCGATTGGGCGCCCGTCTTGAAACAGGTTCAGCAATCGCTTCTGGAATTTCAAAATAACCACCAAACAAATAAAGTGAGCGCAGCATGA
- a CDS encoding tetratricopeptide repeat protein, producing MSAEGLLKGVTALHQAGKLDEAEKGYRLALKFDPKNADALALLGSLLCDKKEFDAAIDYIRQAIALDSNAGLFYFYLGNAYQKSGRFAWAEEAFQNAVRLMPDWVEAYYNLGNAQREQKKYALAKESYLKALAIDSTHALTHNNLAHIYSALLDYKSAKQQLELGLKLHPEHSEMLFSLYDIAIEHNDQPTMFDAAQRSAQQILGLKNDEIIDYLSDAYSINTKDERIRNCIFSLGTSYLLKGDNAKASYILRTLFTLEPDLADVSVTLGSLALNQCKFNDADDYYSQTFMLNPSELSAPWNRSMNLLVAGQLHEGFRRYRWRWAAMEKFKAMRMNGEVWDGSNPAGKTILVQEEQGFGDTIHMLRYVPILRARGAKVYAYVRPVLYALLENWDGADKVVSWNVADKSVPPEVDAVCGTMDLPGMLGTGLNNIPGTVPYLPNPKKGDAKFKLEGNGIKVGLVWAGNPMHKRDHERSIPFDMWDDILGMRGVTFYSLQYQPKEGDAQRMQKFGVLDIAPNIKNLADTAATLAELDLLITIDSAPAHLAGALGLPVWTLITKNPDWRWLLNRSDSPWYPTMRLFRQETTGDWKQVLAAVKAALADFIGKNSSK from the coding sequence ATGAGCGCGGAAGGTCTTTTAAAAGGCGTCACTGCTCTGCATCAAGCCGGAAAACTGGATGAAGCGGAAAAAGGCTACCGGCTTGCGCTGAAATTTGATCCAAAGAACGCCGATGCACTAGCGCTGCTGGGTTCACTGCTCTGCGATAAAAAAGAATTCGATGCCGCGATTGATTATATCCGCCAAGCCATCGCGCTTGATAGTAACGCGGGACTTTTCTATTTCTACCTTGGCAATGCCTATCAAAAATCGGGGCGCTTTGCATGGGCAGAAGAAGCCTTTCAAAACGCAGTGCGTTTAATGCCCGATTGGGTGGAAGCTTATTACAATCTCGGCAATGCACAGCGGGAGCAAAAAAAATACGCATTAGCTAAGGAAAGTTATCTCAAAGCACTCGCAATTGATAGCACTCACGCTCTTACCCACAACAACCTTGCACATATATATAGCGCATTGCTGGATTACAAATCCGCCAAGCAACAGCTTGAACTGGGGTTAAAACTTCATCCCGAACATTCTGAAATGTTGTTTAGTCTTTACGACATTGCGATTGAACATAATGACCAACCAACGATGTTCGATGCCGCACAGCGCTCTGCCCAGCAAATTCTGGGCTTAAAGAATGATGAAATTATTGATTATCTCTCGGATGCCTACTCGATTAATACAAAAGACGAACGTATCCGCAATTGCATCTTCTCGCTGGGCACCAGTTATTTGTTGAAAGGTGATAATGCAAAGGCGAGTTATATTCTTCGCACGCTCTTCACCCTCGAACCCGATTTGGCAGATGTATCCGTGACACTCGGCTCCCTCGCGCTGAATCAATGCAAGTTTAATGATGCAGATGACTATTACAGCCAGACATTCATGCTTAATCCTTCCGAACTTTCCGCGCCTTGGAACCGTTCGATGAATTTGCTGGTCGCGGGCCAATTGCACGAAGGTTTCCGCCGCTACCGTTGGCGTTGGGCGGCGATGGAAAAGTTCAAAGCCATGCGCATGAATGGCGAAGTATGGGATGGCAGTAATCCCGCCGGTAAAACCATATTGGTGCAAGAAGAACAAGGCTTCGGCGATACCATTCACATGCTGCGTTATGTGCCCATTCTTCGCGCACGCGGCGCAAAGGTGTATGCGTATGTGCGCCCTGTGCTGTATGCACTGCTCGAAAACTGGGATGGTGCAGATAAAGTTGTCTCATGGAATGTTGCTGACAAATCCGTTCCACCAGAGGTCGATGCCGTATGCGGCACGATGGATTTACCAGGTATGCTTGGCACAGGACTTAATAACATTCCGGGCACTGTCCCCTATCTTCCTAATCCGAAAAAGGGCGATGCAAAATTCAAACTGGAGGGAAACGGCATAAAGGTGGGCTTGGTATGGGCAGGAAACCCTATGCACAAACGCGACCATGAACGCTCCATCCCGTTTGATATGTGGGATGATATTCTGGGAATGCGCGGCGTTACATTCTATTCACTGCAATATCAGCCCAAGGAAGGCGATGCGCAGCGCATGCAAAAATTCGGCGTACTGGATATTGCGCCCAATATCAAAAACCTTGCCGACACTGCCGCCACGCTGGCAGAGCTTGATTTGCTCATCACCATCGATTCCGCGCCAGCCCATTTGGCGGGCGCGCTGGGCCTTCCCGTCTGGACATTAATCACCAAAAACCCCGACTGGCGCTGGCTGTTAAACCGCTCCGACAGCCCGTGGTACCCCACCATGCGCCTGTTCAGGCAGGAAACCACAGGGGATTGGAAGCAAGTATTAGCGGCAGTTAAAGCAGCTTTGGCTGATTTTATTGGGAAAAACAGCTCAAAATAA
- the rplU gene encoding 50S ribosomal protein L21 — MFAIIQTGGKQYKVAQDDVLRVEKLDVEAGKTIELKEVLLVADASKTTAGNPTVKGASVSAEVVRHEKDDKVIVFKKKRRQNYRRKNGHRQNLTVLRITGIKSA, encoded by the coding sequence ATGTTCGCGATTATTCAAACCGGCGGCAAGCAATACAAAGTTGCGCAAGACGATGTTCTTCGCGTTGAAAAGCTGGACGTTGAAGCAGGCAAGACCATTGAACTCAAAGAAGTTCTGCTCGTTGCCGATGCTTCCAAAACCACCGCTGGCAACCCGACCGTAAAGGGTGCAAGCGTCAGCGCCGAAGTTGTGCGCCATGAAAAGGATGACAAGGTCATCGTATTCAAGAAAAAGCGCCGTCAAAATTACCGCCGCAAGAACGGCCACCGCCAGAACCTCACCGTTCTGCGTATCACCGGCATCAAGAGCGCGTAA
- the rpmA gene encoding 50S ribosomal protein L27 — MAHKKAGGSSRNGRDSAGRRLGVKRFGSEVAIAGNIILRQRGTDVHPADNVGMGKDHTLFALITGRVEFHTGKGGKKYVSVRAA, encoded by the coding sequence ATGGCACATAAAAAAGCAGGCGGTAGTTCACGAAATGGCCGCGATTCAGCTGGTCGCCGTTTGGGCGTAAAGCGTTTTGGTTCCGAAGTTGCGATTGCAGGTAACATCATCCTGCGTCAACGCGGTACCGATGTTCACCCGGCAGATAATGTTGGCATGGGCAAGGATCATACATTATTCGCGCTCATCACTGGCCGCGTAGAATTCCACACCGGTAAGGGTGGCAAGAAATATGTAAGTGTGCGCGCTGCTTAA
- the obgE gene encoding GTPase ObgE → MKFLDQAKIYVKSGDGGPGCISFRREKFIEYGGPDGGNGGKGGDVIVEAADNLNTLIDFRYQQHFKAGNGHHGEGRLRSGANGNDVILKVPVGTQIYDEFEEKCLADMQEVGQRIVLLKGGDGGFGNDYFKTSTNRSPRKNTPGWKGEEHTIILRLKLIADAGLIGLPNAGKSTFLASCTAAKPKIADYPFTTLSPGLGVVRLGNPQDGVEFVLADIPGLIEGAHEGHGLGDRFLGHVERTKILLHLIDATADDVVASYKTIRKELKAYGNGLVEKPEIIALNKCDALTPEDVKAKTAKLKKAAKKTPIYPISAAAHQGVKEILWELYKVIKNT, encoded by the coding sequence ATGAAATTTCTCGACCAAGCTAAAATCTATGTGAAAAGCGGCGATGGCGGGCCCGGCTGCATCAGCTTCCGCCGCGAGAAATTCATTGAATATGGCGGCCCGGATGGCGGGAATGGCGGCAAAGGCGGCGATGTGATTGTGGAAGCTGCCGATAATCTGAATACGCTGATTGACTTTCGCTATCAGCAGCATTTCAAGGCAGGCAATGGTCATCATGGCGAAGGTCGTTTGCGTTCCGGCGCGAATGGCAATGATGTCATTTTGAAAGTTCCCGTCGGCACCCAGATCTATGACGAGTTTGAAGAAAAATGCCTTGCTGATATGCAGGAAGTTGGCCAGCGCATCGTACTGCTCAAAGGCGGCGATGGCGGATTTGGAAATGATTATTTTAAAACATCCACCAACCGTTCACCGCGCAAGAATACGCCGGGGTGGAAAGGTGAAGAACATACAATTATTCTCCGCCTTAAATTGATTGCGGATGCAGGTCTTATCGGCTTGCCCAATGCAGGTAAATCCACGTTCCTTGCATCATGCACTGCTGCAAAACCAAAGATTGCCGATTACCCCTTCACCACCCTTTCCCCTGGCCTTGGCGTTGTTCGCCTTGGCAATCCCCAAGATGGCGTTGAATTTGTGCTGGCTGATATTCCCGGCCTTATCGAAGGGGCGCATGAAGGACATGGGCTCGGTGATCGTTTCCTTGGCCACGTTGAACGCACAAAAATCCTTCTGCACCTGATTGATGCTACGGCAGATGATGTCGTTGCCAGCTATAAAACCATCCGCAAGGAACTAAAGGCGTATGGAAACGGCCTTGTTGAAAAACCGGAAATCATCGCGCTGAACAAATGCGATGCGCTGACGCCGGAAGACGTAAAAGCCAAAACAGCAAAACTAAAAAAAGCTGCCAAAAAAACGCCTATTTATCCGATTTCCGCCGCGGCACATCAGGGTGTGAAGGAAATTCTGTGGGAACTTTACAAAGTCATAAAAAATACATAA